The nucleotide sequence TAAGACAAGACGCTTATTCCTAAAGGCGGATCCTGCCCGCGCATCTATTGCATTAAGGAAATTTCATAAAGATGTATCTTCCGAGATCTTTGCCGACGGAGAATTTGCAAGGACAGAGGTATTGAACGGAACAGAAGTGCCCGGACTTGCAAAGGATGTGCGAAGCATTCTTGCGGATAAGAGGATCAAGGTGCTTTCCGTGGATAATGCCTGGACGAAAGATATAGAAAAGACGATCATCCTGGATCGTTCCGGAAATACCGCCGTCTCCGATAAGATCTCCTCTATCTTGGAAAAAACCAAGGTATACCATTCATTAAGAAAGGATTTAGGCTTAGATGCAACAGTGCTTTTAGGCTCCGATATAGAACCGAAAAAATAATATATGACCCCTGCTCCGAAACATCCACCCCAAGCCACATTAGAGATCCTAAAGACAGTCCATAAGATCATGACTGATAAGAAATGCGAAGAGATCGCAATTTTGAACTTAGAAGCGGTGCATTCTTACTTAAGCTTTTTCTTAATTTGTACTGTGAACTCCGCGGTGCAGGCAAATGCGGTCGCAAGAGAGATCAAGAAGGCTCTGAAAGGTTTCAAACTTCCTCATAAGGAAACAGATAAGACCGGGGCCTCTAGTTCTTCCGGATGGACTCTGCTCGACTATGGCGAATTCATTATCCATATCATGACCCCGGAAAAGAGAGAATATTATAATCTAGACCGTCTCTGGAGAGATGCGGAAAGAATAGAGCTGGACTGACTAAACCAGTTTTTCTCTCAACTCGGCCCAGTCACTCACAGGAAGATCGCATTCGAATCCTTGGCATAGATACGCCTTGACCCCGCCACCGGAAGTCCTGTTCTTCAATAGTAAGAATTGATCTCCGTTGGCTTCTGCTTCCTTATCGGTTACCCAAGCAAGTACAGTTTCCGGTAAGAAGACCGAGCCCACTCCCTTCCAGATCGGAAGAAGATCTTGTTGGCTTGAATAGACCACCACCAATTCCTTTCCG is from Leptospira langatensis and encodes:
- the rsfS gene encoding ribosome silencing factor — its product is MTPAPKHPPQATLEILKTVHKIMTDKKCEEIAILNLEAVHSYLSFFLICTVNSAVQANAVAREIKKALKGFKLPHKETDKTGASSSSGWTLLDYGEFIIHIMTPEKREYYNLDRLWRDAERIELD